The Brenneria rubrifaciens genome has a window encoding:
- a CDS encoding helix-turn-helix transcriptional regulator, which produces MLKRQFSIEDFFDFGERYGIRYHFPALAGSCDRYKEKRPVVQGNIEEMVLSSGICLTNSNVQVLQPYESTSLHCSPLYTLIVLEGRVVIRLNNREVIVQSGMAFSTRLGEQLVMNASHLADEHLKTLTLGINPASFRPQPLISALLHEWECGESPAFVWQVPGHLLSGLQYALESKASGISRQFMLEGVMLQLLGYGLSAEPLALERGCLLSPGEQNRLEHVRQLLQQQPEKAYTLQELAQTAAMSPSSLRTKFRQTYGHAVFDYLRDCRLELARRYLEQGYSVQQAAWMSGYQHATNFATAFRRRYGFAPSVVRLPI; this is translated from the coding sequence ATGTTGAAACGCCAATTTTCGATAGAGGATTTTTTTGATTTTGGTGAACGCTATGGGATTCGCTACCATTTTCCCGCGCTGGCAGGGAGCTGTGATCGTTATAAAGAAAAACGTCCTGTCGTTCAGGGAAACATTGAAGAGATGGTGCTGTCATCCGGCATTTGTCTGACGAATTCCAACGTGCAGGTTTTGCAACCCTATGAATCCACCTCGTTGCACTGCTCTCCGCTTTACACGTTGATTGTTCTTGAAGGCCGAGTGGTGATTCGGCTGAATAACCGTGAGGTTATCGTACAATCAGGGATGGCGTTTAGTACCCGGCTCGGCGAGCAACTGGTGATGAATGCCAGTCATCTGGCGGATGAACACCTCAAGACGTTAACGCTCGGCATCAATCCTGCCAGTTTCCGGCCCCAGCCGCTGATTTCCGCTTTGCTGCATGAATGGGAATGCGGAGAAAGCCCGGCATTTGTGTGGCAGGTGCCGGGCCATCTCCTGTCCGGTCTGCAATACGCGCTAGAAAGTAAGGCGTCCGGTATATCGCGCCAGTTTATGCTGGAAGGCGTCATGTTACAGCTTCTGGGGTATGGGCTGTCAGCGGAGCCGCTGGCGCTGGAGCGCGGCTGCCTGCTGTCTCCCGGTGAACAAAACCGGCTGGAGCATGTTCGTCAGTTATTACAGCAACAGCCGGAAAAAGCCTACACATTGCAGGAATTAGCGCAAACCGCCGCCATGAGCCCCAGTAGCCTGAGAACCAAGTTCCGCCAGACTTATGGCCACGCCGTGTTCGATTATCTGCGGGATTGCCGGCTGGAGCTGGCCCGCCGCTATCTGGAGCAGGGCTACAGCGTTCAGCAGGCAGCCTGGATGTCCGGCTATCAGCACGCCACCAATTTCGCCACCGCGTTTCGGCGGCGCTACGGTTTCGCACCGAGCGTGGTACGACTCCCTATCTGA